The Thermodesulfobacteriota bacterium genomic sequence AGCCCCGCCGCCGCCGCCCGGGCGCCCACGCCGGCGGGCCAGTCCCACCCGTCGGAGTAGCGGCTGTGCAAATGCAGGTCGGCTCTCATGGGCACCTTGTATCGTGAGTACGAAACCGCAGTCACTCAGTAAGTTCTTGCGGCGTCTAGGCGCGTAGGGGCACACACCGTGCGCCCGGAGGATTCGGGGTGGCCCCGAGGGCGGGCGCACGCTGTGCGCCCCTATGGGTGAAACGGCCGTACTCCCCGGTTCTCAGCCGCCACGCGAACCCACACGGATCGGGACAGAACCGCTTCGTCGGGCCCGGCATCGCCGGCGCGCCAGCGTCCAAACGTTGCCGGACGTTGGCGGAAGCCGGGAGGGGCCGGGTGGATGCGCAGGCGATTGCCGGGAGGACAAGGCCTGCTGTGGGACTCGAAGACGCGAAGAGAGGCGACTACTGGAGGCGCTCGTAATGCTCGCCTATGGACTCGCGGAACGAACGGGGGGCGGCGCGCCAGTCGATGACGTCCACCAAGAAGGGCAGATCCGAATCGGCAAACGCGTCTTTGAGCTCCTCGATGGTCCGCCAGTCGAGGGGCTCTTCGCCGACCAGGGCAAGGTCAAGGTCCGAAAACCTCTGGGCAGTCCCCTCAACGCGCGAACCGAAAGCCCGAACCTCGAGGCCAGGTAC encodes the following:
- a CDS encoding nucleotidyltransferase domain-containing protein — its product is MIDLAERHLSEVRLILRTRVPGLEVRAFGSRVEGTAQRFSDLDLALVGEEPLDWRTIEELKDAFADSDLPFLVDVIDWRAAPRSFRESIGEHYERLQ